From the genome of Acidimicrobiales bacterium, one region includes:
- a CDS encoding type II CAAX endopeptidase family protein — MGLWFGLIPGAILVCRLRGTGSLVKDLGLTFRFPADLIGIPAGLASQFVLLPLIYVVVQLFVSHDLTKDLQKPAQDLTDNAHGTGFWLLAVLLVVGAPLVEEIFYRGMLLRSLKRSLPPWPAIVTCGVVFGAAHFDLVTLPGLAAFGIVLAWLSHRSDRLGPNILAHAAFNAATVVALWHG; from the coding sequence GTGGGCCTGTGGTTCGGCCTGATCCCCGGCGCCATCCTCGTGTGCCGGCTGCGTGGGACGGGCAGCCTGGTCAAGGACCTCGGGCTCACCTTCCGCTTCCCGGCTGACCTCATCGGGATCCCGGCGGGGCTGGCGTCGCAGTTCGTCCTGCTGCCGCTGATCTACGTCGTCGTGCAGCTCTTCGTGAGCCACGACCTCACCAAGGATCTCCAGAAGCCGGCGCAAGATCTCACCGACAACGCCCACGGCACCGGCTTCTGGCTCCTGGCCGTGCTCCTGGTCGTCGGCGCGCCGCTCGTGGAAGAGATCTTCTACCGCGGCATGTTGCTGCGGTCGCTGAAGCGCTCGCTACCGCCCTGGCCCGCGATCGTCACGTGCGGCGTCGTGTTCGGCGCCGCCCACTTCGACCTGGTGACCTTGCCCGGGCTCGCGGCGTTCGGCATCGTGCTCGCTTGGCTCTCCCACCGCTCCGACCGCCTCGGGCCGAACATCCTCGCCCACGCCGCGTTCAACGCGGCCACCGTCGTGGCGCTGTGGCATGGCTGA
- the ftsH gene encoding ATP-dependent zinc metalloprotease FtsH yields the protein MTTPPPPEPRRPLPAGRPEPNWRIAGIVLAAIIALALLTTGFGGKSSSATKLTYNQVIADAEAGQVVDAKVNNDTGKITGTLKVNGKEQKFSVSGPHPIPDEVEKTLREKVPSLSFTNETTSWLVSLLPTVIFLGGLIALFVWMNRRAAGQMSGIMNVGRSRAKVYTTERPKTTFDDVAGYTGVKQEINEVVDFLKNPGRFKDIGARIPKGVLLVGPPGTGKTLLARAVAGEAGVPFLSVTGSDFMEMFVGVGASRVRDLFQTARKNAPAIIFVDEIDSIGRKRGAGLGGGHDEREQTLNQMLSEMDGFETTEGIVMMAATNRPDVLDPALLRPGRFDRQIIVPLPDLDERLPILRVHIKDKKIAKDVDLDVVARGTPGMSGADLANLVNEAALHAVRRGAKEITMEDFESARDRVLMGAKRESTVLSDLEKQRVAYHEGGHALLAYVLPHADPLHKVSIIPSGMALGVTQQLPVEDKHMYGVEYIEDALCVRMGGRVAEKIVFGDLSTGASDDLVRNTELARKMVREWGMSDRIGPMAWGSQGMVFLGEDLMHTRDYSDETSRVVDEEVERILREQEQRATDLLTKYRGGLDAVAAALREHENIDGEEVKRLVDEAFGSPVKGLNGSATENGAPKKGRAPSRRPPTSRSR from the coding sequence ATGACGACTCCCCCGCCGCCCGAGCCGCGCCGTCCCCTGCCCGCGGGCCGGCCCGAACCCAACTGGCGTATTGCAGGCATCGTGCTGGCGGCGATCATCGCCTTGGCGCTGCTCACCACCGGCTTTGGCGGCAAGAGCAGCTCGGCCACCAAGCTCACCTACAACCAGGTGATCGCCGATGCCGAAGCGGGCCAGGTCGTCGACGCCAAGGTCAACAACGACACCGGCAAGATCACCGGGACGCTGAAGGTCAACGGCAAAGAGCAGAAGTTCTCTGTCAGCGGACCCCACCCGATTCCCGACGAGGTCGAGAAGACGCTGCGGGAAAAGGTGCCGTCGCTGTCGTTCACGAACGAAACCACGAGCTGGCTCGTGTCGCTGCTGCCGACCGTGATCTTCCTGGGCGGTCTGATCGCGCTGTTCGTGTGGATGAACCGGCGGGCCGCCGGCCAGATGAGCGGGATCATGAACGTCGGGCGCAGCCGCGCCAAGGTGTACACGACCGAACGCCCCAAGACGACCTTCGACGACGTGGCCGGCTACACGGGCGTGAAACAGGAGATCAACGAGGTCGTCGACTTCCTGAAGAACCCAGGACGCTTCAAGGACATCGGCGCCCGCATCCCCAAGGGCGTCCTGCTCGTCGGCCCGCCCGGTACCGGCAAAACGCTGCTCGCCCGCGCCGTCGCCGGCGAGGCCGGCGTGCCGTTCCTGTCGGTGACGGGTTCGGACTTCATGGAGATGTTCGTGGGCGTCGGCGCCTCGCGGGTGCGCGACCTGTTCCAGACCGCACGCAAGAACGCACCGGCGATCATCTTCGTCGACGAGATCGACTCGATCGGCCGCAAGCGCGGCGCCGGCCTCGGCGGCGGCCACGACGAGCGCGAGCAGACGCTCAACCAGATGCTGTCGGAGATGGACGGCTTCGAGACGACCGAGGGCATCGTGATGATGGCGGCCACCAACCGCCCCGACGTGCTCGATCCGGCGCTGCTACGCCCGGGCCGCTTCGACCGCCAGATCATCGTGCCGCTCCCCGACCTCGACGAGCGCCTGCCGATCCTGCGCGTCCACATCAAGGACAAGAAGATCGCCAAGGACGTCGACCTCGACGTCGTCGCCCGGGGCACGCCCGGCATGTCGGGCGCCGATCTCGCCAACCTCGTGAACGAGGCGGCGCTGCACGCCGTGCGCCGCGGCGCCAAGGAGATCACGATGGAGGACTTCGAGTCGGCCCGCGACCGCGTCCTCATGGGCGCCAAGCGCGAGTCGACGGTGCTATCGGACCTCGAAAAGCAGCGCGTCGCCTACCACGAGGGCGGCCACGCCCTGCTCGCCTACGTGCTGCCCCACGCGGATCCGCTGCACAAGGTGTCGATCATCCCCTCGGGCATGGCGTTGGGCGTAACCCAGCAGCTGCCGGTCGAGGACAAGCACATGTACGGCGTCGAGTACATCGAAGACGCGCTGTGCGTGCGCATGGGCGGCCGCGTCGCCGAGAAGATCGTCTTCGGCGACCTGTCGACCGGCGCCAGCGACGACCTGGTGCGCAACACCGAGCTGGCGCGCAAGATGGTGCGCGAGTGGGGCATGTCGGACCGCATCGGTCCGATGGCGTGGGGCTCGCAGGGCATGGTGTTCCTCGGCGAGGACCTCATGCACACCCGTGACTATTCCGACGAGACGAGCCGCGTCGTCGACGAAGAAGTCGAACGCATCCTGCGCGAGCAGGAGCAGCGGGCCACGGATCTGCTGACGAAATACCGCGGCGGGCTCGACGCCGTCGCCGCCGCCCTACGCGAGCACGAGAACATCGACGGCGAAGAGGTCAAGCGCCTCGTCGACGAGGCCTTCGGCTCGCCGGTCAAGGGGTTGAACGGCTCGGCTACGGAGAACGGGGCTCCGAAGAAGGGTCGCGCGCCGTCGCGACGGCCCCCCACAAGTCGATCGCGGTGA